The Nitriliruptor alkaliphilus DSM 45188 genome includes a region encoding these proteins:
- the sigJ gene encoding RNA polymerase sigma factor SigJ, with product MTAVADQPPAGPSEAARLWADHRQQAFALAYRMLGSVSDAEDVLQEAYLRLERTDVAGIDEPGAWLSRIVSRLCLDHLRSARVRRERYVGPWLPEPLIGAADPGDTVELAESLSTAFLIVLERLSPAQRVAFILHDVFGEDYASIARALGRTEVACRLLVARGRAATRDGRPRREEDPRLGHAVATAFQAACIDGDTGRLLELLAPDVVVRADGGGLVSSARRPIHGADRAVRLLRGIFRKRGLPSAAAAVNGAPGLVITGVDGRPAWVMSVTVDAGRVAALHVVTNPQKLAHLANVPFAVTPHAPA from the coding sequence GTGACCGCCGTCGCCGACCAGCCGCCGGCGGGGCCCTCCGAGGCCGCTCGCCTCTGGGCCGACCACCGGCAGCAGGCGTTCGCGTTGGCCTACCGGATGCTCGGCTCGGTCAGCGATGCCGAGGACGTGCTGCAGGAGGCCTACCTCCGGCTCGAACGGACCGACGTGGCCGGGATCGACGAGCCGGGCGCCTGGCTCTCACGGATCGTCAGCCGGCTCTGCCTCGACCACCTGCGCTCCGCTCGCGTCCGTCGGGAGCGGTACGTCGGCCCCTGGCTACCCGAGCCGCTGATCGGAGCGGCCGACCCCGGGGACACCGTCGAACTCGCCGAGTCGCTCTCCACCGCGTTCCTCATCGTCCTCGAACGACTGTCCCCCGCGCAACGCGTCGCGTTCATCCTCCATGACGTCTTCGGTGAGGACTACGCCAGCATCGCCCGAGCCCTCGGTCGGACCGAGGTCGCGTGCCGCCTGTTGGTGGCCCGCGGCCGGGCCGCGACCCGCGACGGTCGACCACGCCGCGAGGAGGACCCACGCCTCGGTCACGCCGTCGCGACCGCCTTCCAGGCCGCCTGCATCGACGGGGACACCGGACGGCTCCTCGAACTGCTCGCACCGGACGTGGTCGTCCGAGCCGACGGAGGCGGACTCGTCTCCTCCGCGCGCCGTCCGATCCACGGCGCCGACCGAGCGGTCCGCCTCCTGCGCGGCATCTTCCGCAAGCGCGGTCTGCCCAGCGCTGCCGCGGCCGTCAACGGCGCTCCGGGACTCGTCATCACCGGCGTCGATGGTCGACCGGCGTGGGTCATGTCGGTGACGGTCGACGCCGGGAGGGTGGCCGCCTTGCACGTCGTCACCAACCCACAGAAGCTCGCCCACCTCGCCAACGTGCCGTTCGCGGTCACTCCCCACGCACCGGCGTGA
- a CDS encoding RidA family protein, with protein MNPTTNPALTLSNPTGLYDPTANGYSHVAVVAAGAETIHVAGQGGEDEDGVLEPDFPGQVRKALDNVVVALRSVGAGPADVVRLTVLIVDHDEAKLHVLGGEFDRIFGDGLKPTCTLIPVPRLALDGMLFEVEATAVRPVRTR; from the coding sequence ATGAACCCCACCACGAACCCCGCCCTGACGCTGAGCAACCCGACCGGGCTCTACGACCCCACCGCCAACGGCTACTCCCACGTCGCCGTCGTGGCGGCAGGTGCCGAGACGATCCACGTCGCCGGCCAGGGTGGCGAGGACGAGGACGGCGTGCTCGAGCCGGACTTCCCTGGCCAGGTCCGGAAGGCCCTCGACAACGTCGTCGTCGCCCTCCGTTCGGTCGGCGCGGGGCCCGCCGACGTCGTCAGGTTGACCGTCCTCATCGTCGACCACGACGAGGCCAAGCTGCACGTCCTCGGCGGTGAGTTCGACCGGATCTTCGGCGACGGCCTGAAGCCCACCTGCACGCTCATCCCGGTGCCCCGGCTGGCGCTGGACGGGATGCTGTTCGAGGTCGAGGCGACCGCCGTCCGTCCTGTACGGACCCGATGA
- a CDS encoding MFS transporter, whose amino-acid sequence MSWRPSARRWTSPRRAAGSVVTVPGLVAAVSAPVIAATTARRDRRSVLRVLMALLVVANLATAVASSFPFLLLARSVAGVSIGGFWTVAGGLGPRLVPADLAGRATAVVFGGVAVASVVGIPAGAVLGDVLGWRAAFVATAGAATIVLIALLSLLPALPPMADHHRGAVRGQLGNRGVRLGLAVTAALVVGHFTAYTFLDPLLGSAGGSAAPIGTLLALFGGAGVVGNLIAGSTPERRVRRTAAAMTLGLGIALLALPVTVNGPAIAITIAAWGLAWGGVSVTTQRWVLVAAPDDTEAATSLVVVVFNLAVAAGAYAGGRALDLLGPSRVPWAAAAIALLAVWPLWATAGHLHPRSAHSGDPDMVSPVIPHHDLHQETCR is encoded by the coding sequence GTGTCCTGGCGGCCCTCGGCGCGGCGATGGACGTCTCCGAGGCGCGCGGCCGGATCGGTCGTCACGGTGCCCGGGTTGGTGGCCGCCGTGAGTGCACCGGTGATCGCCGCGACCACAGCGCGCCGCGACCGACGCTCGGTCCTGCGCGTCCTGATGGCGCTCCTGGTCGTCGCGAACCTCGCCACAGCGGTCGCCAGCAGCTTCCCGTTCCTGCTGCTGGCTCGGTCGGTCGCCGGCGTCTCCATCGGTGGGTTCTGGACCGTGGCCGGCGGGCTCGGTCCTCGGCTCGTCCCCGCCGACCTCGCCGGCCGGGCGACCGCGGTGGTCTTCGGCGGCGTCGCGGTGGCGTCGGTGGTCGGGATCCCGGCCGGTGCGGTGCTCGGCGACGTGCTGGGCTGGCGTGCCGCATTCGTCGCCACCGCCGGTGCCGCCACGATCGTACTGATCGCCCTGCTGTCCCTGCTCCCAGCGCTGCCGCCGATGGCTGACCACCATCGTGGCGCGGTCCGGGGTCAGCTCGGGAACCGGGGCGTCCGCCTCGGCCTCGCGGTCACCGCCGCTCTCGTCGTCGGTCACTTCACTGCGTACACCTTCCTCGATCCGCTCCTCGGGTCGGCAGGTGGCTCAGCCGCACCGATCGGCACGCTGCTGGCGCTCTTCGGGGGCGCCGGTGTCGTGGGCAACCTCATCGCCGGTTCCACGCCCGAACGTCGCGTGCGTCGGACTGCCGCTGCGATGACCCTCGGGCTCGGCATCGCGCTCCTCGCCCTGCCGGTCACGGTGAACGGCCCCGCCATCGCGATCACGATCGCCGCCTGGGGGTTGGCCTGGGGTGGCGTCTCGGTGACCACCCAACGTTGGGTGCTCGTCGCCGCGCCGGACGACACCGAAGCGGCGACGTCCCTGGTCGTCGTGGTCTTCAACCTCGCCGTCGCGGCCGGCGCCTACGCCGGTGGCCGTGCGCTCGACCTCCTCGGGCCGTCCCGCGTGCCGTGGGCCGCGGCAGCGATCGCGCTGCTCGCAGTGTGGCCGCTCTGGGCCACCGCAGGCCATCTCCACCCCCGATCCGCTCACTCCGGTGACCCCGACATGGTGTCGCCGGTCATCCCGCACCACGACCTCCACCAGGAGACCTGCAGATGA
- a CDS encoding ArsR/SmtB family transcription factor — MATTAGDRQAKDALFDGFASVARALSSGRRAEIVELLAQGERSVDEVAGEIGQSVANTSHHLRTLARAGLLTSRREGTHVHYRLASDAVLELWWAMREVAVAQVDDLDDLARSYLGDRADVATIDRAELLARLDRGEVVVVDVRPPAEYAAGHIVGAIHVPPEQLDLIDELLGDQPTDREVVAYCRGPYCVYADEAVRRLQRHGRRAARLDEGLPEWRRAGGPVAV, encoded by the coding sequence GTGGCGACGACGGCTGGCGACCGGCAGGCCAAGGACGCCCTGTTCGACGGGTTCGCCTCCGTCGCTCGGGCGCTGTCATCGGGCCGCCGCGCCGAGATCGTCGAGCTGCTGGCCCAGGGAGAGCGCAGCGTCGACGAGGTCGCGGGGGAGATCGGCCAGTCGGTGGCCAACACCTCCCACCACCTGCGCACGCTCGCCCGGGCGGGACTGCTGACCAGTCGCCGCGAGGGGACCCACGTGCACTACCGGCTCGCCTCCGACGCGGTGCTCGAGCTGTGGTGGGCCATGCGCGAAGTCGCGGTCGCCCAGGTCGACGACCTCGACGACCTCGCCCGGAGCTACCTCGGTGACCGGGCGGATGTGGCGACCATCGATCGGGCCGAGCTGCTCGCTCGGCTCGACCGGGGCGAGGTGGTCGTCGTCGACGTGCGTCCGCCCGCCGAGTACGCCGCCGGGCACATCGTCGGTGCCATCCACGTGCCACCAGAGCAGCTCGATCTCATCGACGAGCTCTTGGGTGATCAGCCGACCGACCGTGAGGTCGTGGCGTACTGCCGTGGGCCCTACTGCGTCTACGCCGACGAGGCGGTCCGCCGGCTGCAGCGGCACGGGCGCCGCGCGGCGCGTCTGGACGAGGGCCTGCCCGAGTGGCGGCGGGCCGGAGGGCCGGTGGCGGTCTGA
- a CDS encoding O-succinylhomoserine sulfhydrylase yields MTDEPIPDPSADWLPDTVAVRAGTERSAFGETSEALFATSGYVYETAAEAAAAFAGESDRYIYSRLGNPTVSMFEERLRRLEGAEGAWATASGMAAVFNALAATLRAGDRVVAARGLFGSCFQILDEILPRWDVRTDFVDGSDLGQWERALATPAQAVFFETPSNPMQELVDIAAVSELAHAAGARVIVDNVFATPVLQRPLELGADVVVYSTTKHLDGHGRTMGGAILGTTEFLQEELRPLMRHTGPVMAPFNAWVVLKSLETLALRVERQTASALALAAWLEQHPAVEEVRYPMLASHPQHELAVRQMTGGGSIVTFWVPGGTERAFEVIDRLALIDISNNLGDAKSLVTHPATTTHHRIGPEVRAEMGVTDGVIRISVGLEDPTDLQADLDQALSR; encoded by the coding sequence GTGACCGATGAGCCCATCCCCGATCCCTCGGCGGACTGGTTGCCGGACACGGTCGCGGTCCGGGCCGGGACCGAACGCAGCGCCTTCGGCGAGACCTCCGAGGCGCTGTTCGCCACCTCCGGCTACGTGTACGAGACGGCGGCCGAGGCGGCCGCCGCGTTCGCGGGCGAGTCCGACCGCTACATCTACAGCCGGCTCGGCAACCCGACCGTCTCGATGTTCGAGGAGCGGCTCCGCAGGCTCGAGGGTGCCGAGGGCGCCTGGGCCACCGCCAGCGGGATGGCGGCGGTGTTCAACGCCCTGGCCGCGACCCTGCGTGCCGGTGACCGGGTGGTCGCGGCGCGCGGCCTGTTCGGGTCGTGTTTCCAGATCCTCGACGAGATCCTGCCGCGGTGGGACGTCCGGACCGACTTCGTCGACGGTTCCGACCTCGGCCAGTGGGAGCGGGCGCTGGCGACCCCCGCCCAGGCGGTGTTCTTCGAGACCCCCTCGAACCCGATGCAGGAGCTGGTCGACATCGCCGCGGTGAGCGAACTCGCCCACGCCGCGGGGGCGCGGGTGATCGTCGACAACGTCTTCGCCACGCCGGTACTCCAGCGGCCGCTCGAACTCGGCGCGGACGTGGTCGTGTACTCGACGACCAAGCACCTCGACGGGCACGGCCGCACGATGGGCGGCGCGATCCTCGGCACGACCGAGTTCCTGCAGGAGGAGCTGCGTCCGCTGATGCGGCACACCGGCCCGGTCATGGCCCCGTTCAACGCCTGGGTGGTGCTCAAGAGCCTCGAGACGCTCGCCCTCCGGGTCGAGCGGCAGACCGCGTCCGCGCTGGCGCTGGCCGCCTGGCTCGAACAGCACCCTGCTGTCGAGGAAGTGCGCTACCCGATGCTGGCCTCGCACCCCCAGCACGAGCTCGCCGTCCGGCAGATGACCGGCGGCGGCTCCATCGTCACCTTCTGGGTCCCGGGGGGGACCGAGCGCGCCTTCGAGGTCATCGATCGGCTCGCGCTGATCGACATCTCCAACAACCTGGGCGACGCCAAGTCGCTGGTGACCCACCCGGCGACCACCACCCACCACCGCATCGGGCCCGAGGTCCGCGCCGAGATGGGCGTCACCGACGGCGTCATCCGCATCTCGGTCGGCCTCGAGGACCCGACGGACCTGCAGGCCGACCTCGACCAGGCCCTGTCGCGCTGA
- a CDS encoding rhodanese-like domain-containing protein gives MPDVVPLVDEGLGNSAYLVDLGDGGALVVDPERDPRPYRRELDRRGLTSRFVVETHLHADFVSGGRELAATGARLLAPAGSDLTFPHEPLADGDEVDLGGLRLQVIATPGHTPEHLAHLLLDGARPAALFSGGTLMAGGVARPDLLTPERTEPLARAAYRSITRRLLTLPDDLPVLPTHGGGSFCAAGASGERTTTIGRERDTNPLLTGDPDEDTFVARLLGGLGSYPPYFLELRDVNRAGPVVHGSAPVELPTLSVHEVDAAVADGAEVVDVRSIDAFAAGHLPGSLSNPWRPQFATWLGWLVRRDRPIVVVADGAVDRQDLVWAARTIGYERIVGELAGGIDAWRAAGRPLTMTPLVGPRGAAGRRVVDVRQDAEFDSGHVAGAAHIELGALSDLSVARDLVPSEPVLLHCGHGERAMTAASLLERAGHRDVTVLAGGPEDIGDLRADG, from the coding sequence GTGCCGGACGTGGTACCGCTCGTGGACGAGGGGCTCGGCAACAGCGCCTACCTCGTCGACCTCGGGGACGGCGGGGCGCTGGTGGTCGATCCCGAGCGCGACCCGCGCCCTTACCGACGCGAGCTCGACCGTCGCGGGCTCACCTCGCGGTTCGTGGTGGAGACCCACCTGCACGCGGACTTCGTCTCCGGGGGCCGCGAGCTCGCGGCGACCGGCGCCAGGCTGCTCGCCCCGGCAGGCAGCGACCTGACCTTCCCGCACGAGCCGCTCGCCGACGGTGACGAGGTCGACCTCGGCGGGCTGCGCCTGCAGGTCATCGCGACCCCCGGTCACACCCCCGAGCACCTCGCCCACCTCCTGCTCGACGGCGCCCGGCCTGCGGCGCTGTTCTCGGGGGGCACGTTGATGGCCGGCGGCGTGGCACGGCCGGACCTGCTCACACCGGAACGCACCGAGCCGCTCGCTCGGGCGGCCTACCGCTCCATCACCCGGCGGCTGCTCACGCTGCCCGACGACCTGCCCGTGCTGCCCACCCACGGTGGCGGGTCGTTCTGCGCCGCCGGTGCCAGCGGCGAACGCACCACCACCATCGGCCGGGAACGCGACACCAACCCCCTGCTCACCGGCGATCCGGACGAGGACACCTTCGTCGCGCGGCTGCTCGGCGGCCTCGGCTCGTACCCGCCGTACTTCCTCGAGCTGCGCGACGTGAACCGGGCGGGCCCCGTCGTGCACGGCTCGGCACCGGTGGAGCTGCCGACCCTGTCGGTCCACGAGGTGGACGCCGCCGTGGCCGACGGGGCAGAGGTGGTCGACGTCCGCAGCATCGACGCGTTCGCGGCCGGCCACCTGCCGGGGTCGCTGTCGAACCCGTGGCGTCCGCAGTTCGCGACGTGGCTCGGGTGGCTGGTGCGACGCGACCGACCGATCGTGGTCGTCGCCGACGGCGCGGTCGACCGCCAGGACCTGGTGTGGGCGGCGCGCACGATCGGGTACGAGCGGATCGTGGGTGAGCTCGCCGGCGGCATCGACGCGTGGCGTGCCGCGGGTCGCCCGCTGACCATGACCCCGCTCGTCGGTCCCCGCGGCGCCGCCGGCCGGCGGGTCGTGGACGTCCGCCAGGACGCCGAGTTCGATTCGGGCCACGTCGCGGGCGCGGCCCACATCGAGCTCGGAGCACTCAGCGACCTCTCCGTCGCTCGGGACCTCGTGCCGTCCGAGCCCGTGCTCCTGCACTGCGGCCACGGCGAGCGGGCGATGACGGCGGCCAGCCTCTTGGAACGTGCCGGTCACCGCGACGTCACGGTGCTCGCCGGTGGGCCGGAGGACATCGGCGACCTCCGAGCCGACGGGTGA
- a CDS encoding carboxymuconolactone decarboxylase family protein translates to MSTPAAARIAYDRFAAALRPLIRMHTAIDEAGLDQHVVELVRIRASQLNGCAYCLQMHTTDARAAGESDERLHLLAAWREASVFDARERAALAMTEAVTTLAGGVPDDVLDACDAVFSDDEVHALLFAVVEINAWNRLNVASRKPLGGPGAAA, encoded by the coding sequence TTGAGCACCCCCGCCGCAGCCCGCATCGCCTACGACCGCTTCGCCGCCGCCCTCCGGCCGCTGATCCGGATGCACACCGCGATCGACGAGGCGGGGCTCGACCAGCACGTCGTCGAACTCGTCCGCATCCGTGCATCCCAGCTCAACGGCTGCGCCTACTGCCTGCAGATGCACACCACCGACGCCCGTGCCGCCGGCGAGAGCGACGAGCGCCTCCACCTGCTGGCCGCGTGGCGGGAGGCCTCGGTGTTCGATGCCCGCGAGCGAGCTGCCCTGGCCATGACGGAGGCCGTCACCACCCTCGCCGGCGGGGTCCCGGACGACGTCCTCGACGCGTGCGACGCGGTGTTCAGCGACGACGAGGTCCATGCCCTGCTGTTCGCCGTCGTCGAGATCAACGCCTGGAACCGACTGAACGTCGCCAGCCGCAAGCCCCTGGGCGGGCCGGGAGCGGCCGCGTGA
- a CDS encoding phosphoribosyltransferase, producing MGDEREVLDWATYGVAVRELAQQVVDDGYRPDIVLSIARGGLVVAASLAYALSVKPCFVLNVEYYTGIDQRLDEPVVLPPLLNLDEAKGAKVLVADDVADTGHTLELVHDLCVARVAEARTAVLYQKPDSVIRCEYVWKLTDRWIEFPWSSQPPLVDPALTTTWPAPRTQVTT from the coding sequence GTGGGTGACGAACGCGAGGTGCTGGACTGGGCGACGTACGGCGTCGCGGTGCGTGAGCTCGCCCAGCAGGTCGTCGACGACGGCTACCGGCCGGACATCGTGCTGTCGATCGCGCGCGGCGGTCTCGTCGTCGCGGCGTCGCTGGCCTACGCCCTGTCGGTCAAGCCGTGCTTCGTGCTGAACGTCGAGTACTACACCGGTATCGACCAGCGGCTCGACGAGCCCGTGGTGCTGCCACCGCTCTTGAACCTCGACGAGGCCAAGGGCGCCAAGGTCCTGGTCGCCGACGACGTCGCCGACACGGGCCACACGCTGGAGCTCGTGCACGACCTGTGCGTCGCCCGCGTCGCCGAGGCCCGCACGGCGGTGCTCTACCAGAAGCCGGACTCGGTCATCCGGTGCGAGTACGTGTGGAAGCTGACCGACCGCTGGATCGAGTTCCCCTGGTCGAGCCAACCACCGCTGGTCGACCCCGCGCTCACCACGACGTGGCCCGCACCGCGGACCCAGGTCACCACCTGA
- a CDS encoding class I SAM-dependent methyltransferase, with amino-acid sequence MEASVPIEVIDGVAEQLTAQDGRFDAAVVTLVLCSVADPAPALRELHRVLRPGGQLRFLEHGRADRPVAVAIQRAIDATFWSALNGGCRTSRDPVADIRAAGFRIEHTERLGFADTSIPFPASPHTCGTAVRAQARS; translated from the coding sequence GTGGAGGCGTCCGTGCCGATCGAGGTGATCGACGGTGTGGCCGAGCAGCTCACGGCCCAGGACGGGCGTTTCGACGCCGCCGTGGTCACGCTCGTGTTGTGCTCGGTCGCGGATCCCGCGCCCGCCCTGCGTGAGCTGCACCGGGTGCTGCGCCCCGGTGGCCAGCTGCGCTTCCTCGAGCACGGGCGGGCCGACCGCCCCGTCGCGGTCGCGATCCAACGGGCGATCGACGCGACGTTCTGGTCCGCCCTCAACGGTGGGTGTCGCACGAGCCGGGACCCCGTGGCCGACATCCGTGCGGCGGGCTTCCGCATCGAGCACACCGAACGCCTGGGCTTCGCCGACACGTCGATCCCGTTCCCGGCCTCCCCGCACACCTGCGGGACGGCCGTCCGGGCGCAGGCACGATCGTGA